The Thalassotalea psychrophila genome window below encodes:
- a CDS encoding glutaredoxin family protein, whose amino-acid sequence MKTTQYNLYGTEGCHLCEIAEEICVQLISRDNIEYVDIIEEPRLVELYGTSIPVLEHLNSHMALYWPFNKEQLQEFISGTN is encoded by the coding sequence ATGAAAACAACACAATATAATTTATATGGCACTGAAGGGTGTCATTTGTGCGAAATAGCTGAAGAAATATGCGTACAGCTTATTAGTAGAGATAATATTGAGTACGTAGATATTATTGAAGAACCTCGATTAGTCGAGTTATACGGCACAAGCATTCCCGTACTAGAACATTTAAACAGTCATATGGCCTTATATTGGCCATTTAATAAAGAACAATTACAAGAGTTTATCAGTGGAACTAATTAG
- the uup gene encoding ATP-binding cassette ATPase Uup, which produces MELIRITNAELAFGEDKILANTEFRIQTGERVCLVGRNGAGKSSLMKIINGMQNLDDGQMVFTNNIKVAMLAQDPPKSEDTTVFDYVALGLEINGKLIRQYHEILNVVVEDPSEQNLEKMAKIQDKLEQNNAWEDEQRIEQVLSKLHLTPDQSIKELSGGWLRKVALARTLVTNPDVLLLDEPTNHLDITSVLWLENFLKNYHGTIIFISHDRAFIRSVSSRIVDLDRGILTSYPGNYDLYLEQKENDLQVEAQQNHLFDKKLAEEEVWVRQGVKARRTRNEGRVRALDKLRDERKARRDVKKQDNMVLTQGDRSGKLVFECENLNMTFTDKTVINNLDLLITRGDRVALIGGNGVGKSTLLKLITGQYQQTSGKMRNGVNLEIAYFDQHRDQLDVNMTVQDAVSEGKQEVMVNGKPRHVLGYLQDFLFSPKRARTPVRALSGGERNRLLLAKLFLKPSNLLILDEPTNDLDIETLELLEMVVANYPGTVLLVSHDRDFVNNCVNSCLYFDGSGEIGQIVGGYNDVQDYLSYKAEQNAKFTIKDKTKEKTQAKTVEAKKVKNKLSFKEKHELESLPELLESLEQQVDVYQLQVNAADFYNQSSDKTQKVLKELQEAEAKYEQAFDRWQELEEIQEKSS; this is translated from the coding sequence GTGGAACTAATTAGAATTACTAACGCAGAACTAGCGTTCGGCGAAGATAAAATTCTCGCCAATACAGAATTTAGAATTCAAACAGGCGAACGTGTGTGTCTCGTTGGACGCAATGGCGCAGGTAAGTCGTCATTAATGAAAATCATTAATGGTATGCAAAACTTAGATGATGGCCAGATGGTTTTTACCAATAATATTAAAGTGGCCATGCTTGCACAAGATCCACCTAAATCAGAAGATACCACAGTTTTTGATTATGTGGCTCTTGGTTTAGAAATTAATGGCAAGCTTATTCGTCAGTATCACGAAATACTTAATGTTGTTGTTGAAGACCCTTCAGAGCAAAACTTGGAAAAAATGGCTAAAATCCAAGACAAGCTTGAACAAAATAATGCTTGGGAAGACGAGCAGCGTATCGAACAAGTATTAAGTAAGCTGCATTTAACACCTGATCAAAGTATCAAAGAGCTTTCTGGTGGTTGGTTAAGAAAAGTGGCATTAGCAAGAACTTTGGTAACGAACCCAGATGTATTATTGCTAGATGAACCGACTAACCATTTAGATATTACTAGTGTGCTGTGGTTAGAAAACTTCCTTAAGAACTATCACGGTACGATAATATTTATTAGTCATGATAGGGCATTTATTCGCTCGGTATCTTCTCGTATAGTTGATTTAGACCGTGGCATATTAACAAGTTACCCTGGTAACTATGATTTGTACCTTGAGCAAAAAGAAAATGACTTACAAGTTGAAGCTCAACAAAATCACTTGTTTGACAAAAAACTCGCTGAAGAAGAAGTATGGGTCCGCCAAGGCGTTAAAGCCCGTCGTACTCGTAATGAAGGTCGTGTTCGTGCTCTAGATAAGTTAAGAGATGAACGTAAAGCCCGTCGCGATGTTAAAAAACAAGACAATATGGTTCTTACTCAAGGTGACCGCTCTGGTAAATTAGTATTTGAATGTGAAAATTTAAATATGACCTTTACAGATAAAACCGTCATTAATAACCTCGACTTATTAATCACTCGTGGCGATCGTGTTGCCCTGATAGGTGGTAATGGTGTTGGTAAGTCAACATTATTAAAATTAATTACCGGTCAATACCAACAAACCTCTGGAAAAATGCGAAATGGCGTTAATTTAGAAATTGCTTATTTCGATCAGCATCGCGACCAACTAGATGTCAACATGACAGTACAAGATGCGGTATCAGAAGGTAAGCAAGAAGTGATGGTTAATGGTAAGCCGCGTCACGTACTTGGCTACTTACAAGATTTCTTATTTAGTCCTAAACGTGCGCGTACACCAGTTCGAGCCTTATCTGGTGGTGAAAGAAACCGTTTATTACTGGCTAAGCTATTTTTAAAGCCAAGTAATTTACTTATTCTCGATGAGCCAACCAATGATTTGGATATTGAAACCCTTGAATTATTAGAAATGGTAGTAGCAAATTACCCTGGCACCGTATTATTAGTAAGCCATGACCGTGATTTTGTAAATAATTGCGTAAATAGTTGTCTTTACTTTGACGGTAGCGGTGAAATAGGGCAAATTGTTGGTGGTTATAATGACGTTCAAGATTATTTATCTTACAAAGCGGAACAAAACGCAAAATTTACAATCAAAGACAAAACTAAAGAAAAAACACAGGCAAAAACAGTAGAAGCAAAAAAAGTTAAAAATAAGTTATCTTTTAAAGAAAAACATGAGTTAGAATCATTACCAGAATTATTGGAATCCCTTGAACAACAAGTGGATGTATATCAGTTACAAGTAAATGCAGCTGATTTTTACAACCAATCGTCAGATAAAACTCAAAAAGTATTAAAAGAATTACAAGAAGCTGAAGCCAAATATGAACAGGCTTTTGACCGTTGGCAAGAATTAGAAGAAATTCAAGAGAAAAGTAGTTAA
- a CDS encoding DUF3466 family protein, protein MKTLIKSVLALSITGALIAPTAHAVTYTIEDLGIVTPVENTYGIEQNNNGQVLLSGQTTYNFPVQFQYFDEDGDDFDEIIRLANNTHDQFYDLFRIDDEAEDALRAGNPDANALSWTIRWLRGKGSTFYQKYGDAQVYIFEPNTASATELPIFDVAFEDAFEGNESLTRSTIDVAKGITDEGLVFGHSSAPFLPLPPFDDGGSELEVHWVNEFTSRGWIKSVDGSINFELTPFTELDPETNHYGGLSAVNDIASINGNTIAIGTSSVGLNPNAVEDLEEEGDYCDDREDDLPFEACVQIIRANLYYSNAFKWEVDPTGTIVTTTDLGRGVINIHEDDKRPFTSAAVSVNDSGIIVGYSHFWWDEDETTPSRGESVGSFAAIFKDDEIIDFTDRDDYFESRALDINNNGIFTGYMYTYVNGKARTKFYYANANEAEITPVFPIDFFKGSSSYPHGINNNGMIVGEGEVEDFVDSPSTPRRRHGFLYSINDDAFYNVNQFLSCEDQEKYVIVEARDVNEENVILGTAWVKAPKLDSKGEPFSIDGEVIPDAEQDVLVAVKLTPTGEEFQINDCSEELGEKTERRGASLGFLSILAGMSLWFRRRKFNH, encoded by the coding sequence ATGAAAACCTTGATAAAATCCGTTTTAGCGCTAAGCATTACCGGTGCTTTAATAGCACCTACAGCACATGCTGTAACATACACCATAGAAGATTTAGGTATTGTAACTCCGGTTGAGAATACCTACGGTATTGAACAAAATAATAATGGGCAAGTTTTACTGTCTGGTCAAACGACCTATAACTTCCCTGTCCAATTTCAATATTTTGATGAAGATGGCGACGACTTTGATGAAATAATCCGTTTAGCTAATAATACCCACGATCAGTTTTATGATTTATTTAGAATTGATGATGAGGCAGAAGATGCTCTACGTGCCGGTAACCCGGATGCTAATGCATTATCTTGGACTATTAGATGGTTGAGAGGTAAAGGTTCAACTTTCTATCAAAAGTACGGTGATGCACAAGTTTATATTTTTGAACCAAATACCGCCTCCGCAACTGAACTGCCTATTTTTGATGTTGCATTCGAAGACGCTTTTGAAGGTAATGAAAGCCTTACTCGTTCAACTATTGATGTAGCAAAAGGGATTACCGATGAAGGCTTGGTGTTTGGCCATTCATCTGCTCCTTTTTTACCATTACCTCCGTTCGATGATGGTGGTAGTGAGTTAGAAGTTCATTGGGTAAATGAATTTACCAGTCGAGGTTGGATTAAGAGTGTAGATGGCTCTATCAATTTCGAATTAACTCCTTTCACAGAGCTTGACCCTGAAACCAACCATTACGGTGGTTTGTCGGCTGTTAATGATATTGCATCGATCAATGGTAATACTATTGCAATTGGTACTTCAAGTGTTGGATTGAATCCAAATGCAGTAGAAGATCTTGAAGAAGAGGGTGACTATTGTGATGATCGTGAAGATGACCTCCCATTCGAAGCTTGTGTGCAAATAATTAGAGCAAATTTATATTACTCAAATGCCTTTAAATGGGAAGTTGATCCAACAGGTACTATTGTAACTACAACGGATTTAGGTCGCGGTGTTATCAATATCCATGAAGATGATAAACGCCCATTTACCAGTGCCGCGGTTAGTGTTAATGATAGTGGGATTATTGTTGGTTATTCTCACTTTTGGTGGGATGAAGATGAAACTACACCGAGCAGAGGAGAAAGCGTCGGTAGTTTTGCTGCGATCTTTAAAGACGATGAAATAATCGATTTTACTGACAGAGATGATTATTTTGAGTCAAGAGCATTAGATATTAATAACAATGGTATTTTTACCGGATACATGTACACATATGTAAATGGCAAAGCTAGGACGAAGTTTTATTACGCGAACGCTAATGAAGCTGAGATTACTCCAGTTTTTCCAATTGACTTTTTCAAGGGGTCATCTAGTTATCCGCATGGAATTAACAACAATGGCATGATCGTTGGTGAAGGTGAAGTGGAGGATTTCGTTGACAGCCCGAGTACTCCTCGACGCCGTCATGGTTTCTTATACAGTATAAATGATGATGCCTTTTATAATGTTAACCAATTTTTAAGCTGTGAAGATCAAGAAAAGTATGTAATTGTTGAAGCTAGGGATGTTAATGAAGAAAATGTGATACTTGGTACCGCATGGGTAAAAGCGCCTAAGTTAGATTCTAAAGGCGAACCTTTTTCAATTGATGGCGAAGTAATTCCTGATGCTGAGCAAGACGTATTAGTTGCTGTAAAATTAACGCCTACAGGAGAAGAGTTTCAAATAAACGATTGTTCTGAAGAACTTGGTGAGAAAACAGAACGAAGAGGGGCAAGCTTAGGTTTCTTATCAATACTTGCCGGTATGTCTTTATGGTTTAGAAGAAGAAAGTTTAATCATTAA
- the rlmKL gene encoding bifunctional 23S rRNA (guanine(2069)-N(7))-methyltransferase RlmK/23S rRNA (guanine(2445)-N(2))-methyltransferase RlmL produces the protein MKQFLALTSFGIESLLADEITAIGGSEVVQRPEGVHFSASMETGYLACLKSRLASRILIRIDAPSPVKDKDALYKAAKDIDWTEHFTSEDFFAVDFVGKNEHIRDSQFGGLIVKDAIVDCFRDAGLERPSVEKNNPDIRIQARLLRNEVTLYIDFSGRSLSKRGYRENSGAAPIKENLAAALVVRSGWLNDPSKPLVDPMCGSGTLLLEAVSMASGMYPGVDRAQWGFSRWKFHDASLFSQLLDTAKEETEQALANSKVKVFGFDMDGRVMQTAKANARSAGLGHMIEFKQGRAEELKNQFNESGHILFNPPYGERIGSLPELVSTFTELGKVFKQEFLGWKIGLITANVEMLSLLKLSSFKRYKFKNGPLDCQLALYNIDEGQLDRTPVQSDFSGQNSDFANRLKKNVKGLKSWLKQNDVNCYRVYDADIPEFNVSIDIYGDHIVLHEYAPPKDIDEAKSAQRLQEAIFWAPKVLNIDPDKVALKVRSKQKGKNQYQQLSKSKKSLVVKEYDALLKVNLWDYLDTGLFLDHRKTRKIVAKKSKGKSLLNLFAYTGSVSLQAAIAGAEKVTTVDMSKTYLDWAQDNFELNKLRGHKYEFIQADCLQWLKENANKYDVVFIDPPTFSNSKRMNTTFDVQRDHMDLIKTGMKSVADKGELIFTNNKRGFKMDFDGLNLVGLKAECLTEVTRDFDFKRNKHIHNSWCISRM, from the coding sequence ATGAAACAATTTTTAGCTTTAACTTCTTTTGGCATAGAGTCACTATTAGCCGATGAAATAACCGCAATAGGCGGAAGTGAAGTAGTACAACGTCCCGAAGGCGTTCATTTTTCTGCATCTATGGAAACCGGTTATCTAGCTTGTTTAAAATCACGCTTAGCCAGTCGTATTCTTATTCGTATTGATGCACCGTCACCAGTAAAAGATAAAGACGCACTATATAAAGCTGCAAAAGATATTGATTGGACCGAGCATTTCACTAGCGAAGATTTTTTTGCAGTAGATTTTGTTGGTAAAAATGAGCACATACGTGATTCACAGTTTGGAGGTTTAATAGTAAAAGATGCTATTGTTGATTGTTTTAGAGACGCCGGTTTAGAAAGACCATCTGTTGAAAAAAACAATCCTGATATTCGAATTCAAGCCCGTCTACTTAGAAATGAAGTGACGCTTTATATTGATTTCTCTGGTCGTTCATTGTCTAAACGTGGTTACCGTGAAAATTCTGGTGCTGCACCTATTAAAGAAAACCTTGCCGCCGCGCTTGTAGTTCGCTCTGGTTGGTTAAATGATCCAAGCAAGCCGCTAGTTGATCCTATGTGTGGCTCTGGCACGTTATTGCTTGAAGCTGTTTCAATGGCTTCAGGCATGTATCCTGGCGTAGATAGAGCGCAGTGGGGCTTTAGTCGTTGGAAATTTCACGATGCAAGTTTATTCAGTCAACTTTTAGATACTGCCAAAGAAGAAACGGAGCAAGCATTAGCGAATAGTAAGGTTAAAGTGTTTGGCTTTGATATGGATGGCAGGGTAATGCAAACAGCGAAAGCGAATGCTCGCAGCGCAGGTCTTGGCCATATGATTGAATTCAAACAAGGGCGAGCTGAAGAACTTAAAAATCAATTCAATGAATCAGGTCATATTCTATTTAATCCACCTTATGGCGAACGTATTGGTTCATTACCAGAGCTTGTTTCGACATTTACCGAGCTTGGCAAAGTGTTCAAACAAGAATTTTTAGGTTGGAAAATAGGCCTTATAACCGCTAATGTTGAAATGCTTTCACTATTAAAGCTCTCAAGCTTTAAGCGTTATAAATTTAAAAATGGTCCGTTAGATTGCCAATTAGCATTATATAACATTGATGAAGGGCAATTAGACCGCACTCCAGTGCAATCTGATTTTTCTGGTCAGAATTCTGACTTTGCCAATCGCTTAAAGAAGAATGTTAAAGGTTTAAAATCTTGGCTTAAACAAAATGATGTTAATTGTTACCGTGTTTATGATGCTGACATTCCTGAGTTTAATGTTTCTATCGATATTTATGGTGATCATATTGTCCTGCACGAATATGCGCCGCCTAAAGACATAGATGAAGCTAAATCAGCACAACGTTTACAAGAAGCTATTTTTTGGGCTCCAAAAGTATTAAATATAGATCCCGATAAGGTTGCTTTAAAAGTAAGAAGTAAACAAAAAGGGAAAAACCAATACCAACAGTTAAGTAAAAGTAAAAAGTCGCTCGTAGTTAAAGAGTATGACGCTTTGCTAAAGGTTAACTTGTGGGATTATCTTGATACTGGTTTATTTTTGGATCACCGTAAAACCCGAAAGATCGTCGCGAAAAAATCTAAGGGTAAATCATTACTTAATCTTTTTGCTTATACCGGCTCTGTTTCATTACAAGCCGCTATTGCCGGTGCGGAGAAAGTAACTACGGTAGATATGTCTAAAACTTATTTAGACTGGGCACAAGATAACTTTGAATTAAATAAATTACGTGGTCATAAGTACGAGTTTATTCAAGCAGATTGTTTGCAGTGGTTAAAAGAAAATGCAAATAAATATGATGTTGTTTTTATTGATCCGCCAACTTTTTCAAATTCTAAACGTATGAACACCACGTTTGATGTACAGCGCGACCACATGGATTTAATTAAAACGGGAATGAAATCAGTGGCTGATAAAGGTGAATTAATTTTCACCAATAACAAGCGCGGCTTTAAAATGGACTTTGATGGTTTAAATCTTGTTGGCCTTAAAGCCGAATGCTTAACAGAAGTTACTCGTGATTTTGATTTTAAGCGTAACAAGCATATTCATAATAGCTGGTGTATTAGCCGTATGTGA